A part of Phoenix dactylifera cultivar Barhee BC4 chromosome 2, palm_55x_up_171113_PBpolish2nd_filt_p, whole genome shotgun sequence genomic DNA contains:
- the LOC103717611 gene encoding LOW QUALITY PROTEIN: disease resistance protein RPS2-like (The sequence of the model RefSeq protein was modified relative to this genomic sequence to represent the inferred CDS: deleted 1 base in 1 codon) — protein sequence MGETKAESGCFPFLRKHSITKFCNKKAASVAFPEGNLASGGPNPRKTTRSSTSHRGHPIDPNDRRDLPTVVSIPVMALGAELRLKELETYLNDQRAQIIGISGPAGVGKTTLLKAFNNTFLSSEHGFDVVVFASASLDSDVGRLQVAISKRLGLPWQANESKERKAARISLALEKKRYLLMLDDIWSRLDLDEVGIPLPDGRNRCKVLFATRYQQVCRDMGATLTIRVDPLELEMAWQLFQRFAGKASSSPEIIDVARDVACECDGLPLGLMTVGRSMATATSREEWIEGLAMLRQSKEEFQQGKHEIFPGMEPVLFHFDCSHRRLAPKELRDCIAYCSLFPRNHSIKKKELVSYWLGEGFLDDSCGTDRACRQAEDYMEELKAMGMLKDGDKPDLEVMMHDILRELILDIKKNEFLVQAGTGLAYVPKVQNSAEAEKLSLMCNYIHDPGAAASNPKLGTLILKRNFRLKKLADDSFTDATALRLVDFSYTGMKAIPSSIGRLVQLRHLDLSFTKIKSLPKEIGELVNLMQLLLEGTNKLSVISENVISKLSKLVVLNMYGSYGDWEVEGREGDVKSRGASIEELECLNRLSDLGITICNTTAWERFLRSHTLSKSTGLLNLKGCGDLNSVHLSSSLENLREVTISDCILLQELKIGGYGKEIDEETWQLPHLEVLCLKALYEAEIVWSGAITPKCLPMLRKLDISFCHRLKDISWVLLLEHMEHINIDTCKKMEEMIGGERDVHVPGHLPRLKTLTLRNLPKLKSLCEQPLSVPSLEYIKVLECPQLTLPHLTGGSIPGVIHGEKEWWNALDMKTSMQEFSSFWFFQVAE from the exons ATGGGAGAAACCAAGGCGGAGTCTGGGTGCTTCCCATTCCTTCGCAAGCACAGCATCACTAAATTCTGCAACAAGAAGGCAGCATCCGTCGCGTTTCCGGAAGGAAACTTAGCCTCGGGCGGTCCAAATCCTCGTAAGACCACTAGATCATCGACGAGTCACCGTGGCCACCCCATCGATCCAAACGACAGACGGGACCTGCCTACCGTCGTCAGCATTCCTGTCATGGCTCTGGGCGCAGAGCTCAGGTTGAAGGAGCTGGAGACTTACCTGAACGACCAAAGAGCTCAAATAATCGGCATATCGGGCCCGGCAGGAGTTGGCAAGACAACTCTCTTGAAAGCATTCAACAACACCTTCCTCAGCAGCGAGCATGGTTTCGACGTGGTCGTCTTTGCCTCGGCTTCCCTCGATTCCGACGTGGGGCGGCTGCAGGTGGCCATTTCAAAGAGGCTGGGCTTGCCGTGGCAGGCGAATGAGAGCAAAGAGCGAAAAGCTGCACGCATATCGCTCGCACTCGAGAAGAAGAGATACTTGCTCATGCTGGATGATATCTGGAGTAGGTTGGACCTCGACGAGGTCGGGATTCCCCTCCCCGATGGCAGAAACAGATGCAAGGTGCTCTTCGCCACGAGATACCAACAAGTTTGCAGAGATATGGGCGCTACTTTGACTATAAGGGTGGATCCCTTGGAGCTAGAGATGGCATGGCAGCTATTCCAGAGATTTGCCGGCAAGGCGTCCTCGAGCCCTGAAATAATAGATGTGGCCCGGGACGTAGCCTGTGAGTGCGACGGCTTGCCGCTTGGGCTGATGACGGTCGGGCGTTCCATGGCGACGGCGACGAGCAGAGAGGAGTGGATTGAAGGGCTAGCGATGCTGAGGCAATCAAAGGAGGAGTTCCAACAAGGAAAACACGAGATTTTTCCAGGTATGGAACCGGTGCTCTTCCACTTTGACTGCAGCCACAGAAGACTAGCCCCCAAGGAATTGAGAGATTGCATCGCCTATTGTTCCCTCTTTCCTAGAAACCATTCCATCAAGAAGAAAGAACTTGTTAGCTACTGGCTGGGAGAAGGCTTCTTGGACGACTCCTGTGGCACGGACAGAGCCTGTCGGCAGGCAGAGGACTATATGGAGGAGCTGAAGGCCATGGGCATGTTGAAGGACGGCGACAAACCTGATTTGGAGGTGATGATGCACGACATACTTCGCGAACTCATCTTGGACATAAAGAAGAATGAGTTCCTGGTTCAAGCAGGGACTGGGCTGGCCTATGTTCCTAAGGTGCAGAATTCTGCAGAGGCTGAGAAATTATCTCTGATGTGCAACTACATCCATGACCCTGGTGCAGCAGCAAGCAACCCCAAGCTTGGAACGCTCATACTCAAACGGAATTTTCGTTTGAAAAAGCTAGCAGATGATTCATTCACGGATGCAACAGCTCTCAGGCTGGTGGATTTCTCATACACGGGCATGAAAGCAATCCCGAGCAGCATCGGCCGATTGGTCCAATTGAGGCATCTTGATCTATCGTTCACC AAGATCAAGTCACTCCCCAAAGAGATTGGTGAGCTGGTGAATTTGATGCAGCTTCTTCTCGAGGGAACGAATAAGCTCTCTGTGATTAGTGAAAACGTGATATCCAAGCTCTCCAAGTTGGTAGTGCTGAATATGTATGGAAGCTACGGGGATTGGGAAGTCGAAGGCAGAGAAGGCGACGTCAAGAGTCGTGGAGCGAGCATTGAGGAACTTGAGTGTTTGAACCGACTGAGCGATCTGGGAATCACCATTTGCAACACCACGGCTTGGGAAAGGTTCTTGAGGTCCCATACACTGTCTAAATCCACTGGCCTGCTGAATCTGAAGGGCTGCGGAGATCTGAATTCTGTGCACCTGTCCTCCAGTCTCGAGAACCTGAGAGAAGTCACCATCTCTGACTGCATCCTCTTACAAGAACTCAAGATTGGGGGTTATGGCAAAGAGATTGATGAAGAAACTTGGCAGCTCCCGCACCTTGAGGTCCTCTGTCTCAAGGCTCTGTATGAAGCAGAGATCGTCTGGTCCGGAGCAATTACTCCTAAATGCCTTCCAATGCTTCGCAAGCTAGACATAAGCTTCTGCCATCGACTGAAAGACATCAGCTGGGTTCTACTACTCGAGCATATGGAGCATATAAACATAGATACCTGCAAGAAAATGGAGGAGATGATAGGTGGAGAAAGAGATGTTCATGTGCCTGGCCATCTGCCAAGGCTGAAGACTCTCACACTCCGAAACCTGCCAAAATTAAAGAGCCTTtgtgagcagccactatctgtTCCTTCTCTGGAGTACATCAAGGTGTTGGAGTGCCCCCAGCTGACTCTGCCGCATTTAACTGGTGGTTCCATTCCAGGGGTCATTCATGGTGAGAAAGAATGGTGGAATGCTTTGGATATGAAGACTAGCATGCAAGAATTTAGTTCATTCTGGTTTTTCCAAGTAGCAGAGTGA
- the LOC103717612 gene encoding disease resistance protein RPS2-like, which translates to MGDPSAICLLCEGLQCICPTVWSHLEEPLAEEICSFLCLEKNWSSLETETDNLQATQKDVDAKVQAILVQQKVPSAKVSLWQERAANLPQQSPTREDYENLGRCLCRCTPNLLHRYRLGRKVSKKLQEVVRLDEEGNGLTSVANDPQQPFIVERPRRPTFGLASVLKRLRDYFDNEDNSIIGIWGLGGVGKTTLLNEFNNALGTKSNDYHVVINIEVSNSETLNVVDIQQMIADRWGLPWNDNESEILRAKVLLRALKEKKFVLLLDDVREEFSLEAVGIPTPSRENHCKLIIASRSKDVCIAMGAHQCLIKMQCLEEAEARKLFLSNLTSTAKSVVEEPAVKEHAMAIVRSCGGLPLALNVVGRAVAGLKHPREWRHAARAMKAFPERIPGVDDLVFAKLKYSYDKLDHTLQQCFLYCTLFPDYGFIKKDQLVDYWIAEGLIEPAALSDGGRPTHRDLSDEGYFIIRSLISKSLLQSSDTEKVKMHDIIRKLGRRLLDPGKFLVQAGQGLEEAPEVDWKGFTRISLMSNDLIKLPVSPNCGNLLTLLIQHNPNLEKLSTQFFRSMSSLRVLDLSYTSIARLPEIDALANLEHLNLCYTRITALPKRLWVLKQLRHLNLSKTSALKEIPNGTISKLDKLRVLNLYKSNYGMWEVEDLNLDNLRELDILGITIYSEAVLRKLKGTDPLAKSTHLLSLKYCEGMESILLSGLKHMVHLEELSVDSCNELKELTADDNEQEPSCLKVLTLAILPNLEKVLVSSAGLHLQNLCKLTIHSCPKLEGVTWVLHLESLERLIISNCHGMESIVEERINGKQTTRPTLMTGDDGIEGKKKEGYDALNAMSESDKIEQVKEEQTGGPMRCKDPFSRLKTIILNDLPKLESICPARDFPCLESIRVEACPNLKELPLLHSCKAKKLKQICGSRVWWNNLVWEENSKAIFCAHFTPI; encoded by the coding sequence ATGGGGGATCCTTCTGCCATTTGCCTCCTTTGTGAAGGCCTGCAATGCATCTGCCCAACCGTCTGGTCCCATTTAGAGGAACCCTTGGCTGAAGAGATCTGCTCTTTCCTTTGCCTGGAAAAAAATTGGTCCTCCCTTGAAACAGAGACAGATAATTTACAGGCCACACAGAAGGACGTTGATGCAAAGGTGCAAGCAATTCTGGTTCAGCAGAAGGTTCCTTCAGCTAAAGTCTCATTGTGGCAGGAGAGGGCTGCAAACCTCCCACAACAAAGTCCTACTCGCGAGGACTATGAAAACTTGGGGAGATGCCTCTGCCGCTGCACCCCAAATCTTCTTCATCGCTACCGGCTCGGCAGGAAGGTCAGCAAGAAGCTGCAGGAGGTGGTTCGCTTAGATGAAGAAGGGAATGGTCTCACTTCGGTAGCCAACGACCCACAGCAGCCTTTCATCGTGGAGCGTCCCAGAAGACCGACCTTTGGCTTGGCTTCGGTTCTGAAGCGGCTCCGGGACTACTTCGACAACGAGGATAACAGCATCATTGGCATCTGGGGGCTGGGGGGAGTTGGGAAGACAACACTTCTCAACGAATTCAACAATGCGTTGGGGACAAAAAGTAACGATTACCATGTTGTGATCAACATCGAAGTGTCCAACTCTGAGACACTGAATGTGGTGGATATCCAGCAGATGATCGCTGATAGGTGGGGTCTTCCATGGAATGACAACGAAAGCGAGATTTTACGAGCTAAGGTGCTGCTGAGGGCCTTGAAAGAGAAGAAGTTTGTGCTCCTCTTGGACGACGTGCGGGAGGAATTCAGCCTGGAGGCTGTGGGAATCCCCACCCCCAGCAGGGAGAACCACTGCAAGCTGATCATCGCCTCGCGGTCAAAGGATGTGTGCATCGCCATGGGTGCCCATCAATGCTTGATCAAGATGCAATGCTTGGAGGAAGCAGAAGCAAGGAAGCTGTTCCTCAGCAATTTGACCAGTACAGCGAAGAGCGTGGTTGAGGAACCTGCGGTAAAAGAACACGCCATGGCTATCGTCCGCAGCTGCGGGGGCCTGCCGCTTGCTCTCAATGTCGTTGGAAGGGCTGTGGCAGGCTTGAAGCACCCCAGGGAGTGGAGACATGCCGCGAGAGCAATGAAGGCATTTCCAGAACGGATTCCTGGTGTTGATGATCTTGTGTTTGCTAAATTAAAATACAGCTACGACAAGCTCGACCACACGTTGCAGCAATGCTTCCTGTACTGCACCCTCTTCCCGGACTATGGCTTCATCAAGAAAGATCAACTTGTGGATTACTGGATAGCTGAAGGGCTCATTGAACCTGCCGCACTATCAGACGGAGGGCGTCCCACCCACCGTGATCTATCTGATGAAGGGTACTTCATCATACGTAGTCTAATTTCTAAAAGCTTGCTGCAGAGCAGTGACACGGAGAAAGTAAAGATGCATGACATAATCCGGAAGCTGGGCCGCCGGTTGCTCGATCCGGGGAAGTTTCTGGTGCAAGCAGGTCAGGGTTTGGAGGAAGCGCCGGAAGTTGACTGGAAAGGTTTCACGAGGATATCTCTAATGTCCAATGATCTCATCAAGCTCCCTGTCTCACCAAATTGTGGAAATCTCCTCACCTTGCTGATCCAACACAACCCAAATTTGGAGAAACTCAGCACACAGTTCTTCAGATCCATGTCTAGTCTGAGGGTCCTTGATCTTTCTTACACTTCTATCGCTAGGCTTCCGGAGATTGATGCATTGGCCAACCTGGAGCACCTCAATCTATGTTACACGCGCATCACTGCACTGCCCAAGCGACTATGGGTTCTGAAGCAACTGAGGCACCTGAATTTGAGCAAAACCTCTGCCCTGAAGGAGATTCCTAATGGCACCATATCGAAGCTCGACAAGCTTAGAGTTCTGAACCTTTACAAGAGTAATTATGGAATGTGGGAAGTGGAAGACCTGAATCTAGATAATCTGAGAGAGCTGGATATCCTCGGAATCACCATATATTCAGAAGCAGTTCTTAGGAAGTTAAAGGGGACCGATCCACTTGCGAAATCAACACACCTTCTGAGTCTGAAATACTGCGAAGGCATGGAGTCCATCCTTCTCTCCGGCTTGAAGCATATGGTGCATCTTGAAGAGCTCTCTGTGGACTCCTGCAATGAGTTGAAGGAGCTGACAGCTGACGACAACGAACAGGAACCTTCTTGTCTGAAGGTGCTCACGCTGGCCATTCTTCCAAACCTCGAGAAAGTATTGGTGAGTTCAGCCGGCCTTCACCTTCAGAATCTTTGCAAATTAACTATCCACTCATGTCCCAAATTGGAGGGAGTTACCTGGGTCCTACATCTAGAATCCCTTGAAAGGCTCATTATATCTAATTGCCATGGGATGGAAAGCATTGTAGAAGAGAGGATCAATGGGAAGCAGACAACGAGACCAACTCTTATGACTGGAGACGATGGaatagaaggaaagaagaaagaaggctaTGATGCACTGAATGCCATGTCCGAAAGCGATAAAATAGAGCAAGTGAAAGAAGAGCAGACTGGTGGACCAATGCGCTGCAAGGATCCCTTTTCTAGACTCAAAACAATAATCCTGAACGACCTACCGAAGCTGGAGAGCATCTGTCCTGCAAGGGACTTTCCTTGTCTAGAGAGCATCAGAGTGGAAGCATGTCCAAATCTGAAAGAACTTCCATTGCTCCACAGCTGCAAAGCAAAGAAACTGAAACAGATATGTGGTTCTCGAGTTTGGTGGAATAATCTGGTGTGGGAAGAGAACTCAAAAGCAATTTTCTGTGCCCACTTTACCCCAATCTGA